In Cyanobacteria bacterium GSL.Bin1, a single window of DNA contains:
- the crtH gene encoding carotene isomerase, with amino-acid sequence MTTVSHNPSHAASENQQYDAIIIGSGIGGLVTATQLAAKGANVLVLERYIIPGGSAGYFERQGYRFDVGASMIFGFGSQGTTNLLTRALAAVDTSIETIPDPVQIDYHLPNHLEIRVHRDYEHFLQELITQFPHEAEGIRKFYDECWQVFNCLNAMELLSLEEPRYLTRVFFQHPFACLGLVKYLPQNVGDIARRYISDPTLLSFIDIECYCWSVVPAEKTPMINAGMVFSDRHYGGINYPKGGVGQIAQKLVEGLEKKGGQIQYKARVKEIILENNQAVGVRLADGKEYRGKRIISNATRWDTFEKLLPTNPLPKKEQKWQQRYQKSPSFLSLHLGVKAGVVPEGSDCHHILLENWDKMEEAEGTIFLSIPTLLDPSLAPPGCHIFHTFTPSWIEDWQGLSPQDYERKKEETAAKIIKRLEKIFPGLETALDYQEVGTPRTHRRFLGRDDGTYGPIPQKKLLGLLGMPFNQTAIPGLYCVGDSTFPGQGLNAVAFSGFACAHRVGVDLGL; translated from the coding sequence ATGACTACTGTTTCTCATAACCCGTCGCACGCTGCTTCTGAGAATCAACAATACGACGCGATCATTATTGGTTCTGGAATTGGCGGCTTAGTAACCGCCACCCAACTAGCCGCCAAAGGAGCGAATGTCCTGGTTTTAGAACGATATATTATTCCCGGAGGAAGTGCGGGTTACTTTGAACGTCAAGGATATCGATTTGATGTCGGGGCTTCCATGATTTTTGGATTTGGTTCTCAAGGAACAACTAATCTTTTAACTCGGGCTTTAGCGGCGGTAGACACATCAATTGAAACCATTCCTGATCCCGTTCAAATTGATTACCATCTTCCCAATCACTTAGAAATTCGTGTTCATCGCGACTACGAACACTTTCTGCAAGAACTCATCACCCAATTTCCCCATGAAGCCGAAGGGATTCGTAAATTTTATGATGAATGTTGGCAGGTTTTCAACTGTCTCAATGCCATGGAATTACTCTCTCTCGAAGAACCCCGGTATTTAACGAGAGTCTTTTTCCAGCATCCCTTCGCTTGTTTAGGATTAGTCAAATATCTCCCCCAAAATGTTGGCGATATTGCAAGACGCTATATTAGCGATCCCACGTTGCTAAGTTTTATTGATATTGAATGTTATTGCTGGTCCGTGGTTCCTGCCGAAAAGACACCCATGATTAATGCCGGAATGGTTTTTTCAGATCGGCATTATGGGGGCATTAATTATCCCAAAGGCGGCGTCGGACAAATCGCTCAAAAATTAGTGGAAGGGTTAGAAAAAAAGGGGGGACAAATTCAATACAAAGCTCGGGTTAAAGAAATTATTTTAGAAAACAATCAAGCAGTCGGTGTTCGTTTAGCTGATGGTAAAGAATACCGAGGAAAACGAATTATTTCTAATGCCACACGTTGGGATACCTTTGAAAAATTATTACCCACTAACCCCTTGCCAAAAAAAGAACAAAAATGGCAACAACGCTATCAAAAATCTCCAAGCTTTTTAAGTTTACATTTAGGTGTTAAAGCTGGCGTCGTTCCCGAAGGTAGCGATTGTCATCATATCTTATTAGAAAATTGGGACAAAATGGAAGAAGCAGAAGGAACAATTTTCCTTTCAATTCCCACTTTATTAGACCCCAGTCTCGCCCCACCGGGTTGTCACATTTTCCATACCTTTACCCCAAGTTGGATCGAAGATTGGCAAGGCTTATCGCCACAAGACTATGAGCGCAAAAAAGAAGAAACTGCAGCCAAAATTATTAAACGCTTAGAAAAAATATTCCCGGGTTTAGAAACAGCACTCGATTATCAAGAAGTGGGAACCCCTCGCACTCATCGCCGTTTTCTAGGACGAGACGATGGCACTTATGGTCCGATTCCCCAGAAAAAATTATTGGGATTATTGGGAATGCCCTTTAATCAAACGGCAATTCCAGGCTTATATTGCGTGGGTGATAGCACCTTTCCGGGACAAGGATTAAATGCTGTGGCTTTTTCTGGGTTTGCTTGTGCTCATCGCGTTGGAGTCGATTTAGGACTGTGA
- a CDS encoding uracil phosphoribosyltransferase — protein MSFQLRVYVPDHPLIKHWLAVARDQNTPNALFKSAMTELGRWLTYEACRHWLVTAETQVETPLAPCPGTMINPQVPIAVVPILRAGLALLDGAQTLLPLSSVYHLGLVRNEETLEASCYLNKLPEKMDAETRVLILEPMLATGGSIMLALDELTQRGVNPELLRIVSVVGAPPALKQIGEKYPQLRIYTACVDEDLNDRGYIVPGLGDAGDRAFGTQ, from the coding sequence ATGAGCTTTCAACTGCGCGTTTACGTTCCCGATCACCCTCTAATTAAACACTGGTTAGCGGTAGCGCGAGATCAAAATACCCCCAACGCTCTCTTCAAAAGTGCGATGACAGAATTGGGACGTTGGCTGACTTATGAAGCCTGTCGTCACTGGTTAGTGACAGCAGAGACTCAGGTGGAAACGCCATTAGCCCCTTGTCCAGGAACGATGATTAACCCGCAAGTTCCCATTGCTGTTGTGCCCATTTTACGAGCGGGGCTGGCCTTACTCGATGGCGCGCAAACTTTACTGCCGCTATCTTCGGTGTATCACTTAGGGCTTGTGCGTAATGAGGAAACCCTAGAAGCCAGTTGTTATTTAAATAAGTTACCGGAGAAAATGGATGCAGAAACCCGTGTCTTAATCTTAGAACCCATGTTAGCCACAGGGGGATCGATTATGTTGGCTTTAGATGAGCTAACACAGCGCGGTGTGAATCCAGAACTGTTACGCATTGTTTCTGTGGTGGGCGCACCGCCAGCTTTGAAGCAAATTGGTGAAAAATATCCGCAATTAAGAATTTATACCGCTTGTGTTGATGAAGACTTAAATGATCGCGGTTACATTGTCCCTGGTTTAGGGGATGCCGGCGATCGCGCATTTGGAACCCAGTAA
- a CDS encoding PadR family transcriptional regulator — MLELATLGLLQKEPLHGYKLKQQLEQFISGCISVNYGAIYPLLKRLEQQGFLTLSISEGEAGGKRKIYTITNKGRARFHEKMLEQPQESWVNARSRFMIKFVFFNHLHSQQRVNLMQQRLMICRTRLQEQQCEPKPNDHYAAVACDRYLAVIQNEIDWLECQLDREK; from the coding sequence ATGTTGGAATTAGCGACCCTAGGATTGCTCCAAAAAGAACCACTTCATGGTTATAAACTCAAACAACAATTAGAGCAATTCATTAGTGGTTGTATTAGTGTGAATTACGGCGCAATTTATCCCCTGCTCAAACGTTTAGAACAGCAAGGTTTCCTCACTTTATCCATTAGCGAAGGGGAAGCAGGAGGAAAGCGGAAAATTTACACGATCACCAATAAGGGGAGAGCGCGATTTCATGAAAAAATGCTAGAGCAGCCCCAAGAAAGTTGGGTCAATGCGCGATCGCGCTTTATGATTAAATTCGTCTTTTTTAATCATCTGCACTCGCAACAGAGAGTTAATCTGATGCAGCAACGTTTAATGATCTGTCGTACCCGCTTACAAGAGCAGCAGTGCGAACCGAAGCCGAATGATCATTACGCGGCTGTCGCTTGTGATCGTTATTTAGCTGTGATTCAAAATGAAATCGATTGGTTAGAATGCCAACTTGACCGGGAAAAGTAA
- a CDS encoding efflux RND transporter periplasmic adaptor subunit: MSQAADSNNNSESTSSEQPTLPPRSGKPWQRGAIALGMLAILGGAVWGGRQLLVNDSPSPAAAQPQGSQAMPVKLQKLETRTLIDSSQFVGTLEAKERVLLRPETAGRVSRILVESGERVEVGTPIIQLSPERTEAEVNRAQAEVESVRSAIRTAQAELAAAQADVKSAQSEVNLQNEEYQRTQFLVSEGAQAQQQLDRVQRDRESALSQLEAAQKQVNAARSRLEQERSALNRAQAELEVVREDLKDNRILSPINGTIGDINIEIGEYVQAGDNLTVISQNEVLELNLRIPIEQAGRLQKGLTVELTTANSEQPLATGQISFIAPQVDMGAQAVLAKAVFPNPNGKLKDDQFGRAKIIWEEQTGVLIPTTAVSRLGGQTFAFVAQQSETGDQLIARQKAVELGSIQGNSYQVRSGLKPGDTLVTSGILNLSDGAAIMPQSESQQ; encoded by the coding sequence ATGTCACAAGCGGCTGATTCAAATAATAATAGTGAATCAACTTCCTCGGAACAACCCACTTTGCCCCCCCGATCAGGCAAGCCCTGGCAGCGCGGTGCCATCGCCCTCGGTATGCTTGCCATCCTTGGCGGTGCGGTTTGGGGGGGGCGGCAGCTTTTAGTAAACGATTCACCATCCCCTGCTGCAGCACAACCCCAAGGTTCACAAGCGATGCCGGTAAAACTACAAAAACTAGAGACCAGGACGCTCATTGATAGTTCTCAATTTGTCGGCACTTTGGAAGCAAAAGAACGAGTCCTCCTACGTCCGGAAACAGCAGGACGAGTTAGCCGTATCTTAGTTGAATCTGGTGAGCGTGTTGAGGTGGGAACCCCGATTATTCAGTTAAGCCCCGAACGCACTGAAGCGGAAGTGAATCGCGCCCAAGCCGAGGTTGAATCAGTCCGGTCAGCGATTCGTACGGCGCAAGCGGAACTCGCCGCTGCCCAAGCCGACGTGAAAAGTGCGCAATCGGAAGTGAATCTGCAAAACGAGGAATATCAGCGGACTCAATTTTTGGTCTCAGAAGGGGCACAAGCGCAACAACAATTGGATCGAGTACAGCGCGACAGAGAATCTGCCCTCTCGCAATTAGAAGCCGCTCAAAAGCAAGTTAATGCCGCGCGATCGCGCCTGGAACAAGAACGCTCCGCGTTAAATCGTGCTCAAGCTGAATTGGAAGTGGTGCGAGAAGACCTGAAGGATAATCGTATTTTATCTCCGATTAATGGGACAATTGGTGATATCAATATTGAAATCGGCGAGTATGTTCAAGCAGGAGATAATCTGACTGTTATTAGTCAGAACGAAGTTTTAGAATTGAATCTGCGGATTCCGATCGAACAAGCGGGTCGGCTGCAAAAAGGACTAACCGTTGAACTGACTACTGCCAATAGTGAACAGCCCTTAGCAACGGGTCAGATTAGCTTTATTGCGCCACAAGTGGACATGGGAGCGCAAGCCGTTTTAGCAAAAGCTGTTTTCCCTAACCCCAACGGCAAACTCAAAGACGATCAATTCGGTCGGGCAAAAATTATCTGGGAGGAACAAACTGGTGTTTTAATTCCGACAACTGCCGTCTCTCGCTTGGGGGGGCAAACCTTTGCCTTTGTTGCTCAGCAATCTGAAACAGGCGATCAACTCATCGCTAGACAAAAAGCCGTGGAATTGGGATCGATTCAAGGCAATAGCTATCAAGTGAGATCTGGTTTAAAACCAGGAGATACATTAGTGACCTCCGGTATTCTTAATCTTTCCGATGGGGCAGCGATTATGCCTCAATCTGAAAGTCAGCAATAA
- a CDS encoding PSK operon transcription factor, with amino-acid sequence MSMNIKNPQVHRMARELAELRGCSLTEAVIEATNQNAHLNADQLEQRLTEIALNCSQLPDQDQRSAEEILGYDEVGLPS; translated from the coding sequence ATGTCAATGAATATCAAAAACCCTCAAGTGCATAGGATGGCGCGTGAACTCGCCGAGTTAAGAGGGTGTAGCCTCACAGAAGCGGTCATAGAAGCCACAAATCAAAATGCTCACCTCAACGCTGACCAACTTGAACAACGGTTGACAGAAATTGCCTTAAATTGTTCTCAATTACCCGACCAAGATCAGCGCAGTGCAGAGGAAATTCTTGGTTATGATGAAGTGGGGTTGCCGAGCTAG
- a CDS encoding alpha/beta fold hydrolase — MTPTTLKTTQYYQWHHQGRDFQIAYETRGDGSPVLLLPAFSTVSTRKEMLGLAESLASDFQAVTLDWLGFGDSDRPNLNYGRLLYEQLLKDFIQATFSEPVAIVAAGHGAGYAMQVAYSHPALFSKMLLIAPTWKGPLRVMGAPTVVAQGVRNLVKLPFIGQALYGLNTTPAFLKFMYKRHVYTDINHLTPEFIAEKHQLTQQPGGRFAPATFVTAGLDPMTSHEEFLQVAQSLTLPTKIIIGEQSPPQSKAEMEALAALSNIESAHLPGSLGMHEEYASPVAKIAKSFFREN; from the coding sequence ATGACTCCCACTACTCTTAAAACAACACAATATTATCAGTGGCACCATCAAGGTCGTGACTTTCAAATCGCCTATGAAACTCGGGGAGACGGTTCGCCGGTGTTGCTCCTGCCAGCATTTAGCACCGTTTCCACTCGCAAAGAAATGCTCGGCTTAGCTGAGAGTCTAGCTTCTGACTTTCAAGCTGTCACTCTCGATTGGCTGGGCTTTGGGGACTCAGATCGTCCGAATCTCAATTATGGGCGATTATTATACGAACAACTCCTCAAAGATTTTATCCAAGCTACCTTTTCAGAACCAGTTGCAATTGTTGCAGCCGGTCATGGTGCTGGCTATGCCATGCAAGTGGCTTATTCCCATCCGGCTCTATTTTCCAAAATGCTTCTCATTGCTCCCACTTGGAAAGGACCGTTGCGAGTGATGGGCGCACCCACTGTTGTGGCGCAAGGGGTAAGAAATCTAGTCAAATTGCCATTTATTGGTCAAGCCCTTTATGGATTAAATACAACCCCAGCTTTTTTGAAATTCATGTACAAACGTCATGTTTACACCGATATCAATCATCTCACCCCAGAGTTTATTGCGGAGAAGCATCAATTAACCCAACAGCCGGGAGGACGGTTTGCACCAGCAACATTTGTCACCGCTGGCTTAGATCCGATGACCAGTCATGAAGAATTCCTGCAGGTTGCACAATCTTTAACCCTTCCCACCAAGATCATTATTGGAGAACAATCTCCCCCGCAATCAAAAGCCGAAATGGAAGCCCTCGCAGCACTCTCCAATATTGAAAGCGCTCATCTCCCAGGTTCACTGGGAATGCACGAAGAATATGCGTCTCCTGTGGCAAAAATCGCCAAATCCTTTTTCCGAGAAAACTGA
- a CDS encoding metallophosphatase: MFVRSEEAGTIMTQWAILSGIEGNLQAYEAVLADIKGQEIPVTAIYILGDIIGLQGDNEAVVQRIQFPHADEVKPQVCTGWWEEQCFDLYAFSGVGEAVPLRERYGADAILKLWESVSRETVQWLRNLDFGFHEEDCLLIHGSTVSYDDELTPETPAIQICDRVLRAEAETLLCGRSGLTFEYCVERANLDSSTRTLEKTQQTSQETLASCRVIGVGNVGQTPQQATYTLYQPLTKQVTFQTVYYDSHYS, encoded by the coding sequence ATGTTTGTCAGAAGTGAGGAAGCAGGAACAATCATGACACAGTGGGCGATTTTAAGCGGGATTGAAGGGAATTTACAGGCTTATGAGGCGGTTCTCGCTGATATTAAGGGTCAAGAGATTCCAGTTACAGCGATCTACATTCTAGGAGATATCATTGGGTTACAGGGTGATAATGAAGCAGTGGTGCAACGAATTCAGTTTCCTCACGCCGATGAAGTGAAACCGCAAGTGTGTACGGGGTGGTGGGAAGAACAATGTTTTGATTTGTATGCTTTCAGTGGTGTTGGAGAAGCCGTCCCCTTACGAGAACGTTATGGCGCTGATGCGATTCTGAAGTTATGGGAATCTGTTTCCAGAGAAACCGTACAATGGTTACGCAATCTGGACTTTGGCTTTCATGAAGAAGACTGCTTACTCATTCATGGCAGTACCGTAAGTTACGATGACGAATTGACTCCCGAAACACCAGCGATTCAAATTTGCGATCGCGTTCTCAGAGCAGAAGCAGAGACCTTATTATGTGGGCGTTCAGGGTTAACATTTGAATACTGTGTGGAAAGGGCAAATCTTGATTCCAGCACCCGAACCTTAGAAAAAACACAACAAACGTCACAAGAAACCCTGGCATCTTGTCGAGTGATTGGTGTGGGTAATGTAGGACAAACACCACAACAAGCAACCTATACTTTATATCAGCCCCTGACCAAACAAGTAACCTTTCAAACCGTTTACTATGACTCCCACTACTCTTAA
- a CDS encoding metallophosphoesterase, with the protein MKLAVISCIHGNYEALTAVLSDIEAQKADRVYCLGDLVGYGPYPNEVVELIRDLEIPTCQGCWDEDVVEGLDACECSYPSQIAEKRGKVAHEWTNRVIKSEVRDYLANLPMILREGNLCFVHGSPNSQHEYLLPDTAALIALERVLSTGADTLFCGHTHIPYVRELGNMKLSVRVQEPEKISNNTLTTPLKRIINAGSVGEPRHGKPDATYVLYDTETEEVTLREVPYNYTKTCLAILEQGLPPIFAWRLARGLEFAEKADDPTHVCQK; encoded by the coding sequence ATGAAATTAGCTGTTATTTCCTGCATTCACGGTAATTATGAAGCCTTAACTGCGGTTTTATCCGACATTGAAGCGCAAAAAGCCGATCGCGTTTACTGTTTAGGAGATCTAGTCGGTTATGGTCCCTATCCTAACGAAGTGGTTGAGTTAATTCGCGATTTAGAGATTCCCACCTGTCAAGGCTGTTGGGATGAAGATGTGGTGGAAGGGTTAGATGCTTGTGAATGTAGTTATCCTTCGCAAATTGCAGAAAAACGAGGAAAAGTTGCCCATGAATGGACGAATCGGGTAATTAAGTCAGAGGTGCGGGACTATTTAGCCAATTTACCGATGATTCTCAGAGAAGGCAATCTCTGTTTTGTTCACGGTAGCCCCAACAGCCAACATGAGTATCTCTTACCCGATACAGCAGCATTGATTGCCCTCGAACGAGTTTTATCCACAGGGGCGGATACCTTGTTTTGTGGACATACCCATATTCCTTATGTTCGCGAGTTAGGCAACATGAAGTTATCGGTGCGAGTGCAAGAACCCGAAAAAATAAGCAACAATACACTCACCACGCCGCTGAAACGAATCATCAATGCTGGGTCAGTGGGAGAACCCCGTCATGGAAAACCTGATGCGACGTATGTCCTCTATGATACTGAAACGGAGGAAGTGACATTAAGGGAAGTGCCTTATAACTACACTAAAACCTGTTTAGCCATTTTAGAACAAGGACTGCCCCCAATTTTTGCTTGGCGGTTAGCGCGAGGTCTGGAGTTTGCGGAAAAGGCAGATGATCCAACTCATGTTTGTCAGAAGTGA
- a CDS encoding GTP-binding protein, whose protein sequence is MSSPSLIAVAGPSGSGKTTWISQFLRQPATPTYYLCPGLGNASVDLAGIDYRFRWVQTIPDTEVQTFLSRLSEEAVVYVELGFYLDLASPFLNSFPCHRVAVVPPETESSQWQNWADEMVTGNSVQSSRYGDSPQIWCRPLTGQVFDPPSLETIWMEIVGGAYGQVQRAKGLFELPDGTLIQMDFVDALPGSEYRELNVPRWLEGRPNRFSGMEVVGWNLEESTIKQILLESCLSDHALSQYQSYYQETVAS, encoded by the coding sequence ATGAGTTCTCCTTCTCTGATTGCAGTAGCAGGACCCTCTGGCAGTGGGAAAACCACTTGGATTAGCCAGTTCTTGCGACAACCCGCTACTCCCACCTATTACCTTTGTCCAGGGTTAGGGAATGCTTCGGTTGATCTTGCTGGTATCGATTATCGCTTTCGGTGGGTACAAACGATTCCTGACACAGAAGTGCAAACCTTTCTCAGCAGACTCTCGGAAGAAGCAGTGGTTTATGTGGAATTAGGGTTTTATTTGGATTTAGCCTCCCCTTTTCTCAATTCCTTTCCTTGTCATCGCGTAGCGGTTGTTCCTCCAGAAACGGAATCATCACAATGGCAAAACTGGGCAGATGAAATGGTTACTGGCAATTCCGTTCAATCCTCACGATACGGCGACTCGCCTCAAATTTGGTGTCGCCCCTTAACGGGACAAGTGTTTGATCCGCCCAGCTTAGAAACGATTTGGATGGAAATCGTCGGTGGCGCTTATGGTCAAGTGCAACGGGCGAAAGGTCTTTTTGAACTTCCTGATGGAACCCTGATCCAGATGGATTTTGTCGATGCGCTTCCTGGTAGTGAGTATCGAGAATTAAATGTTCCTCGGTGGTTGGAAGGGCGACCGAATCGTTTTAGCGGAATGGAAGTGGTGGGCTGGAATTTGGAAGAGAGCACCATTAAACAGATTTTACTAGAAAGTTGCTTATCAGATCATGCCCTGAGTCAATATCAGAGTTATTATCAGGAGACAGTCGCCTCATGA
- a CDS encoding cob(I)yrinic acid a,c-diamide adenosyltransferase, which yields TELIEAADLVTEMKLIKHPFREQGVKAQPGIEF from the coding sequence CCACAGAATTAATTGAAGCCGCCGACTTAGTCACAGAAATGAAACTGATTAAGCATCCCTTTCGAGAACAAGGGGTAAAAGCCCAACCTGGCATTGAATTTTAA